The stretch of DNA GCCTGTCGGCCAAATTTTTGGCCCATGGCGAAGAGACAGTCCAGACCACGAACGGTCTCGTTCGTAACGAGACCGGCGGCGAAAGCCGAAGTGGTAAGAATCCTGGGGCCGTGGGTTCGAATCCCGCCGCGGACACCATCCTTCCCTGATCAGATGGAAACGCTTCCCCCGCCTGACGCGAACAGGGAGTGCAACAGCACCAGCAGCAAAAACACGCCAATCAAGATGCCGAAAAGCTTCCCGAACCAGCGGAACGCCAAAGCGATCAATCCCAGCAAAAGCAAAGCCAGCAACGCCGTCTGGACCTGACCGCCGATGCCCAGACGTTCCAGCCCCTCACGGGCCGCATGCTCGATCACGACAATAACCGAGACGATCAGGCTGAATAGGCCGACGATCAACCCGACCAGCAAACCATAGAGATGCTGCATGAAAAAACGCCTTTCGTCGCACGGACCGTGCGGACTTGCAGACATTCAGGAACCTTGAAGCGGCGTCAAGTCAGAACCCGTTCGTTGCCACTATGAGATGAATATCTCTGGACGCACTCCCGCCATTCAGGATACGGCCTATGCCCGTTTTCCTTTCAACTTCCTGGGAGTTCGCATATCTCGATGGCTGCTTCGATCTTGTTATGACCGCGAATTTGTCCTTGGGCCTCACAATCGTCGTGGCCATTTTGCCCATTCTCGTCACCCTCGCCATCGGCTTTCTCGCTGGATATCGACGAGATTTCGATGTCCTTCAAGCCGGAACCCTTATCCGGCTGGTCATGCTCTATGCCCTACCGCTGACACTCACAGCCTCGATCCTCAGCACTCCACGCAGCCAAATTCTCGCGGCAGGTCCGATCGCCGTTCTCATCCTTTTGGCCATGGTCGGCAGTTATTTCGCTATGCTCGGCTTCATGCGCTTCATCGCGGGGCGCCCTCTCAACGAGGCTACCATTCTGGCATTCGCCGTCAGCGATCCTGCCGTGCCTTTCATCGGCATTCCCGTGCTGGGTCAACTTTTCGGATCGGCCAGCGCGCTTCCCGTCTCCGTCACATCGCTGATTATGAATCTTTTCCTCGTGCCGCTCACCATGGTGCTGCTCTCAGGAAGTCATTCTCCCGGCGACGATGCCTCTCCCACCATCGCCCACGATCTCAAAACACATCTCGGCCATGCGGTTCGTGAACCCGTGGTCTGGGCGCCGCTCGCTTCACTTATTGCGGTTCTCGGTGGTTTCCATCTGCCCTTAGCTCTACGCAGTTCTTTGCTTCTGCTCGGCCATGCCACTGGCGGCGTGGCGCTCTTCGCTTCCGGCGTCGTGCTCTATTCCCGCCAAATGCGCTTTAGCCCTATCGTCCTCGCCACCGTCGCTACGCGCAATATCCTTGTTCCAGCCCTTATTTTCCTACTTGCCATCGTCTGGAATCTTCCTAAACCAGTCCTCCAGGAAAGCACTCTCACGATGGCTATTCCTACGGCCTCGATCAGCGTTGTTTTGGCGATGCGTTATCGTGTGCTTGAACGCGAGACGGCCTCAATTCTTTTCTTCGGTACGCTTTCCTCATTCATCACTATGAGCTTCTTCATCTGGATTACAGGCGCGTAAGATAAATAACGCACGAAACCGATTAAGGAGACCTCCATGCCTTCTTTTCTCTTCGTCTGCACCGGCAATATTTGCCGGTCTCCACTCGCCGAAGCCGCTATGCGCGCCGAAGCCAAGCGCCGAAAACTCGATATCGAGATCGATTCTGCCGGGACTGGGGCATGGCATCTCGCTCATCCGCCCGATCGACGCGCACGCAAAATAGCCAAAAAGCACGGGCTTAATATCGATTCCTATAGGGCTCGCTTGGTCACGGAAGAGGATTTCACGCGCTTCGATTACATTTTGGCGCTGGATGAAAGCCATTTCTATTATCTGCGCGAACTCGCCCCCGCCCACACGCGTGACAAGATAACCCTTCTGCTCGATCACGTGCCAGGACGCGAAGGCGAGGAAGTGCTCGACCCCTATTACGGCACGGAAGCGGATTTCGACGTAACATGGACGGACGTGCAGGAAGCCTGCGCCCACCTCGCCACCAAGACGCTCGATCGACCGTGAGTGGCAGCAGCCACAGCATGACGAGCATGGCGCGACATGCCGTCATGCTTCTGGGCGGTGGCGTCATTACCGAAATCGCACCGCTCAGTGGTGGAGATATCTCGGAACTTTGGCGCGTCGGGTTAGAAGATAACCGCCGTTTCGTGATCAAAACCGGCCCTACTCCGATAATCGAAGCCGACATGCTCCGCGCGCTTCAAAAAGCAGGTGCGCCGACGCCGAAAGTCCTGGCGGCGGACGCGCAGTTGCTTGTCATGGAATTCCTTCCCCATCATGACGCGCTTTCCTCCTGCTGGGCCGATCTCGGGCGCGTGCTACGCCGCCTGCATGACCATCCGCAGCCTGCGCGCTATGGCTGGGAGAAAGATTTTTCTTTTGGCGAATTGGCCATTCCGAATGGCTGGCACGATGACTGGGCTATTTTCTGGCGCAACTGCCGCTTGCTTGTCCATCTGTCGTATCTGCCCGCCAAGCTTGCACGAAGGCTGGAAAAATTAGCCTCTACGCTTCCCGATCGGCTGCCGCGGAAACCGTTCCCCGCTCTGCTGCATGGCGATCTATGGAGCGGCAACGTTCTGGCTGAATCAGGCCGTATTACTGGACTAATCGATCCCGCCTGTTGCGTGGGCGACGCCAGTGCGGAATTTGCGATGCTCACGCTTTTCGCTCGCCCAAACCGCGATTTTTGGGAAAGTTACGGCGGCCCGCCTGCCGGGTATGGCGAAACCATTTTCATCTATCGCCTTTGGCCCGCGTTGGTTCACTTCCGGCTATTCGGCGGTTCTTATCATGCTATGGTCAGTGCTTTACTGGATAATCTCGGCGTCTAATGCTTGCCTAAATATCCTCACATGGATCATCTGAAATATCTATAAACAGCAGCCGGGCTTTCCCATTAAAACCCGGCCGGTAAATCGTAAGCGTTCAAACCAGCCCCTCCAGAAGCCGCGCAATCGCTTCCGCACCCGGATCGGGAATGTCGCGAAGCTGATCATCCGGCACATAAGATGCGCGCCCCGCACGCGCTTTCATCGTTTTCGTCTTGTCCGCGCCTTCTCGCGCAGCTTTCGCTATTTGCGCCAGGCCATTGCCCTGGCGCAGGGATTCGATAGCAGGAAGCAAAGCGTCAAGCATCGTGCGGTCACCCAAAGACGCGCCGCCATAGCTTTGCATCCGCTCCGCTCCACGCTGCAAACCCTCACGCCAATCGTCGCATTGCCCGGCTGCCGCGAACATGATCGACAACAGAACGCCACTCGATCCGCCTGCATGGCGCGCCAACAAGCGGCCTAAAGTCGCGCATAATGCTTTTGGAGAGTTCAGGGGAAGGCGCTGCAAATCCTGAACGATGTAGCGAGCGGACTCGGCAAAAGTAGATCCCGCATCGCCATCGCCGATTTTCGCATCCAATGCGTTAAGCGCACGCTCGTTATCGCAGAGCGTTTTCGCGCCTTTCTGGATAAGCGCTTCGACGAATGCATTTTGCGTCGGTACATCGACGAAAGTGTCAGGCAATTCCGGCGTCTTCTGAGTTTCGACATCTCCAAAAGGCGCCAAACGCGGCCATGCGCCAGGCTCTACCGGGGCGGAGAGCGCTTCGACGAATTCTTTTTTCGCCGGTAGCAACGAGAGCGAAAAGCCATTCATATCCAGCGCCGTCATGATCGGAGCCGGG from Kozakia baliensis encodes:
- a CDS encoding low molecular weight protein-tyrosine-phosphatase, producing the protein MPSFLFVCTGNICRSPLAEAAMRAEAKRRKLDIEIDSAGTGAWHLAHPPDRRARKIAKKHGLNIDSYRARLVTEEDFTRFDYILALDESHFYYLRELAPAHTRDKITLLLDHVPGREGEEVLDPYYGTEADFDVTWTDVQEACAHLATKTLDRP
- a CDS encoding AEC family transporter, which codes for MPVFLSTSWEFAYLDGCFDLVMTANLSLGLTIVVAILPILVTLAIGFLAGYRRDFDVLQAGTLIRLVMLYALPLTLTASILSTPRSQILAAGPIAVLILLAMVGSYFAMLGFMRFIAGRPLNEATILAFAVSDPAVPFIGIPVLGQLFGSASALPVSVTSLIMNLFLVPLTMVLLSGSHSPGDDASPTIAHDLKTHLGHAVREPVVWAPLASLIAVLGGFHLPLALRSSLLLLGHATGGVALFASGVVLYSRQMRFSPIVLATVATRNILVPALIFLLAIVWNLPKPVLQESTLTMAIPTASISVVLAMRYRVLERETASILFFGTLSSFITMSFFIWITGA
- a CDS encoding fructosamine kinase family protein, giving the protein MSGSSHSMTSMARHAVMLLGGGVITEIAPLSGGDISELWRVGLEDNRRFVIKTGPTPIIEADMLRALQKAGAPTPKVLAADAQLLVMEFLPHHDALSSCWADLGRVLRRLHDHPQPARYGWEKDFSFGELAIPNGWHDDWAIFWRNCRLLVHLSYLPAKLARRLEKLASTLPDRLPRKPFPALLHGDLWSGNVLAESGRITGLIDPACCVGDASAEFAMLTLFARPNRDFWESYGGPPAGYGETIFIYRLWPALVHFRLFGGSYHAMVSALLDNLGV